DNA sequence from the Leptospira limi genome:
ATCATCGGATGGAAGGAAACTTTTACGTTCACTGAATGGAAACACCAAATTCAAAAAGGTGATCGGTATTTCTTTTTTACGGATGGAGTAACAGAAGCTAGAGCAGAAAATAAATTATTTGGTGAAGGCAAAATTCTTGATTTATTAGAGAAAGGTAAAAACAAAGACATCAAATCATTATCGCAAGAAATAGTTGTTCAAATTACTAAATATTCTGATGCAGAATTGAAAGACGATGTCACCTTTTTCTTTGTTGATATAATTTAATTATTTATATGGAATCGGCACCTTATTCAGTATTAATCATTGAAGATGAATATCCAGCTAGGATGTTAATGATGGATTATGTGATGAATTGTCCCGAATTAAAGTTAGCTGGAATTGCTGAAAGTGGTGACAAAGCAAACTCACTTTTGACTGAGAAAAAATTTGATATTGTATTTATGGATATCAATCTTCCCGTTATCAACGGTATGGATATCCTTAGATCCAATCGCTCCCAAGTTACATTTTTTGTGATCACTACCGCTTATAGTGAACATGCGGTAGAAGCCTTTGATTTAGAGGCTACAGATTATTTATTAAAACCATTTTCTTTTGAAAGATTTCGAAAGTCAGTAGAAAAAGCTCTTCGATTTTTACAGGAATCAAAACAAACAATTCCCGAAGAAAACAAAAACCAAATCCATTTAAAAATCCAGTCTGATTCAGCGGTATTTTTGTTACCATTCCCTGACATTCAATTTATTTCAGCAAATAACAAAAGTTGCGTGATCCACACAACGCAAAAAGATTATGAAACTCCAAAATTACTGAAAGAAATCGAAGAAAAACTGCCAAATTCTCAATTCATTAGAATCCATAAAGGTTTTTTAGTGAACTTGAGTTATGTGGCATGTTTACGATATGACAAGGGTGGTTCCTATACTATCCAACTCAAAAATGAGGATGAGACAACATTACCAGTTGGACGTTCTTATGCACAGTCCCTCAAAGAAGCCTTAAAACTCTAATTTTTTTAATTCACTCCCGTATAAGTAGCGTTCATTCCCATTCAAGTAGGGAATAAAGAAACTACGAATTATTCCATTGACTCTAACAACCCGCATGCGAAATGAACATGGACGGAGTTATCTTGTGAAAAAAATTATTTTATTGGTTC
Encoded proteins:
- a CDS encoding LytR/AlgR family response regulator transcription factor, whose amino-acid sequence is MESAPYSVLIIEDEYPARMLMMDYVMNCPELKLAGIAESGDKANSLLTEKKFDIVFMDINLPVINGMDILRSNRSQVTFFVITTAYSEHAVEAFDLEATDYLLKPFSFERFRKSVEKALRFLQESKQTIPEENKNQIHLKIQSDSAVFLLPFPDIQFISANNKSCVIHTTQKDYETPKLLKEIEEKLPNSQFIRIHKGFLVNLSYVACLRYDKGGSYTIQLKNEDETTLPVGRSYAQSLKEALKL